TCGGCGTGCCCAGGACCGCCTCGCTTCACGTGACGGCGGAGAACGGGGCCACGTCCGTGGCGGGCATGGCAAACTCGGTGGTGATCATTCAGAAGAAGGGAAGCGTGTCCGCCGAGAACTGCAAGCGTGACACGGGCACCTTTGAATTGACGAACGAAGCGGGCGACGTATCGCTGACGGATTGCCAGGGTCCGGTGACGGTGGCCGCGCAGCAAGGCATGGTGAAGTCCGTCAACGTGTATGGCAAACAGGCCATCACGTCGGTGCAGGCGAAGACGTTGATCGAATCGCCCAAGGGCGAAGTCGTGGTGCGCAATCGCGGCGCGGACGTGAGCATCCTCGCGCTCGACGGCATCCTCGGCGAGTACAACGTGGCGGTAGAGAAGGGTACGTTGAACATCGTAATTCCACCGTCGTCGGATGCGACGCTTTACGTGACCGTCAAGAACGGGCAAGTCCGCAACAGCTCGATCACGCTGAACGGTTCGCTCGAACCGCAGCAAGTCAGCAAGTTCACGGGCCGCGTCAACAACGGGACGAACCGCGTCGAATTGCAGACCGATGGCGGGGATATCTACATCGACTAGGTTGGGTGGGACGCTGAGGATGCACAAGGCTGCGTGAACTTGGTGCGTATCACGCAGCGTCCAAATGTTCTTCCTTGGCCTTTGCTGTATCTGTTGACTAGTTCGGTTGTTTAGTCTACACTTCTTTTTATGGCTACTGAAACAAGCGACGAAACAGGACGTCCAGCTTCGCTGAAGCCATGGTGGCACAGTACAATTCTCTGGATAAACGCCCATCCTTGGAGTTCCAAGATTGTACTGGGCGCCGTGGTTCTGGTAGGTGGCCCGTTACTGCGGGCCATGCCGGAAATTTTGCGATTGGCTCTATTTTCATTCTTTATTTGCCTCTTAACACTCGGTGCCGTGATGAGTATCGTGAGCATATGTCGCAGACGCCTCAAGTTTGATGGCGATTTGAGCTTCCTCATATTTCTTATCGTCGTCTGTATGCCTGTCGTGACCTTATTGTGTTTAGTCATGGTGATGGAGTGGGGCTCTTACTTTAACCTCTTGTAGCAACTCTATGCCTTACGCTGGATAGCTCGAACCGCAGCAAGTCAGCAAGTTCACCGGCCGCGTCAACAACGGGACAAACCGCGTCGAATTGCAGACTGACGGCGGGGATATCTACATCGACTGAATCGGGGCTGACAACTTCACTCAGCACAGGATCATTTCAGCCCTCACTCTTCTTGTCATCGCGGGAAACTCCCTCGCATTCAACTACCGGTTTTCTTCCGTACTCTTGTTATCAGAGTTGCCCATACCTGGCTGTTGACAAATCCAAGTGATTTCCATAGTCTAATCATACGACTAGGCTTACCATCCATGTGAGTCATAATAGTCTTTCGCGACGCTTGGGGAGGTTGGCGTTTCATACACGCCGCCTGGAAGGGGGAGAGTATGGGGACAAATGCTGCAGCTCGAAATATGCCCGGTTCAAACACGTCTTTGTATGCGGTGACTGTATGCCTTGCTGCCGTCCTGTGCGGGTTGGACACTGCGTACGCTCAAGTAGTGTACGTCGATGGCACTGTGACAGCCAGTGGCACCGGGGCGTCTTGGGTGCAAGCCAAGAAAAGCATCAGCGAAGCAATCGTTTCGGCACAACCGGGAGATGAAGTGTGGGTCGCAGAAGGAACCTACTCAGAGAACCTCTCTCTAAAGAGTGACTTGGCAATCTACGGTGGATTCTCAGGCACAGAAGTCTTGCGCGGGGAGCGAGATATCATTGCGCACCGAACCGTTGTGGACGCAAGTACAGCAAAGGGAGGCCTTCCTGCAAATCATGTCGTCGAGATGCAGAATGTCGTAAACGTGCGCCTTGAGGGACTTGTATTGACAGGTGGGTCAGCCACAAACGGTGGCACGGAAGAACAACGTGGCGGAGGGATAAAGTGTAAGGGAGTTGACCCGACGTGCGTTGTCACCAATTGTACGTTAGAGAAGAATGCGGGATTCGATGGCGGTGGGATCTGGGTAGCAGGAAACATGGTCCTGGAGGACTGCCTGATTCGCGACAACAGCAGGGGCGGAGGAATCCATGTGTTCAGTGGGACCCCGTCAATTCGCAGATGCACAGTCGAGGGGAACAGAGGAGGTGGCATCTATCTAAACCTCGGAATAGATTACCCGGTAATTCAAGAGTGCGTGATTCGCACCAATAGTGGAAGTGGCATTTATGCGCGCAGCAACTACACGAGAATTGAAAACTGTGTCATCGCTAACAATGAGGTCAACTACGGAGGCGGGGGGATAAGTATCAATGGCTACACGGGAAAGATTATCAATTGCACTATCGTAGGTAATAAGGCGCGCGAGGGAGGCGGACTTGAGATCGCGGGTCAGGCACCGATAGTAAGCAATACGATATTCGCAGAGAATACTGGCGGTGCCATCACGACGACAAATAGCCAGGCAGTCAGCCTCACTCGTTGTGTGTTTTATGGCAACTTGGGGGGGTACTTGTATGACCAGGCCAGCTCAATCCGATACGTGGACATAAGTCAATTCGATTTGGCTTACCCCGGAGTCAATACCATCCAAGAGGCGGATCCGCTGTTCCGGGACTCGTCTATCGAGGACTATCGATTGCTGCCGAATTCACCATGCGTTGACGCAGGATCTCCAATTGCTGCCCCTGCCGTCGACATTGATTCCGATTCACGCCCTAATGATATCCCCGGAGTGGGAAGAGATTCGACGGGTGATGAAATCGATATTGGAGCCCACGAGGTCTATATCCAGGAATCGGATTTCCCCGATCCCTCGCCAGAGGTCTTGTATGTCAACGCAGCGGCATCGCAGGGTGGGGACGGAAGCACGTGGGCGATGGCCTATCGATCGATCTCTGAAGCACTGGAAGACGCGGAGTACGGGAACGAGATATGGGTTGCGTCAGGAGCCTACTCCGAAATTGTGCGGATGAAGAGCGGCGTTTCGATATACGGAGGATTTGCAGGCTCGGAAGTGCAGCGTTCACAAAGGAACAGCACGCTGAATGAGAGCATCATAGACGGCAGCACTGCATCAGGTGGCAGTAATGCGCTGCACGTAGTTGAAATGTACGGCGTCTACGACGCGGTTCTTGACGGAGTTACGGTTACTGGGGGATATGCCCGAGGCGGCACGGTGGATTCCCGAGGGGCAGGGATCGACTGTAACGTCATTGGTAACACATGCAGGATTTCCAATTGCGTGATTCGCGGTAACCGTGCGTGGGGAGAAGGGGGGGGAATTAATGCAGGATCGACGCCGATACATATCTTGAACTGTCTTTTGCGAGGCAATGAAGCGTTTCGTGGTGGCGGAATATGCATGAGCGGGCACACTTGGGTGGAAAACTGTCGCGTTGAGGATAACCTCGGTGATCAAGGAGGCGGCCTGGCGTGCACCGATTTCGGCAAGACCCCCGTTGTACGAGGCTGTGTCATTAGTGGCAATTCGGCGGAATCGGGTGGTGGAGCGCATTTCGACTTAACTGCACCCATTCTGCAGAATTCTTTGATCGTCAACAACACAGCATTGGACGGAGGTGGATTGGAGTTTCTCCTCTCCTCAGGTGCGGTAATCAATTGCACAGTGGCGGATAATACGGCTGACCTTGGCGACTCCGTCTATGGCCAGCGTGATGCCACCGTCTTTGTAAACACGATCTTTACATGCGACCAGAACTTTTCGATCTACGGCACAGATGGATACAGTCCAATCGTCAAGAACTGCTTATTCGAAATTGATGGAGAAGGCGTTTTTTCGGAATCGCAGACTGGCGCTGTCTATTCAGATGCTACTAGTCTGAATGCGGGACTGCCGCAAGCGAGCGGAAATGTGTCCGGCGACCCGCGTTTTGTGAACGCAGCAAACATGGACTTCTCTCCATTGATCAATTCTCCTGCTATCGACGCTGGAACACCCAGCGTCCCCTTCCGTGTGGACGTTGTGCCCCGCAATGACATCGACGATGAACTACGTCCATTTGACGTACCTGGAGTTGGTGCAAATGGGACCGGCACCGAAATTGACATCGGAGCGTATGAATTGACGGCGACAGATGACCGTGACCATGATGGAATCCCTGATTATATTGAGGGAAGCGGTGATCCAGACAGGGATGGGCTTATCAATATGGTCGATCCCGATTCCGATGGGGACGGCATTGGGGACGCGGAGGAGACTTTCGGAAATGCAAGTCTTGACGACGTGGATGGTGATGGGATTTTGAATCGCCTAGATCCTGACAGTGATGACGATGGTGTGGGCGACGGCGTGGAAGTAAGCATGGGACGAAACCCCTATGATGCGCTGGATACGCCGGTGGTGCCTGTGAACTGGGCTCCGATTGCATGTGTTCTATTCGTCACGGGTCTTCTCGTCATCCGGAGATTTGAGAGAAGGAGGGTTTTGATTCGTAGCTGAAGAGAGTGAGATTGCGCTAGTTTACGCGCATCCAAATACGAACCGGGGACTGTAGGCGAGATGCCCGCAGTCCCCGGTTTGGTTTTGGGGTTGGTGGAAGGCGTTACTTGATCTCGTACTCCAGTTTGAAGGTGTGGGTCTGGCCTGGTTCGACCATCACGGGCTTATCTTGGACCTCGACTTCGAGGTCGTTGAGGTCGGCGGGATAGCCGTAGATGAAGGTGAACTCGGTGGTGTCGGGGTTGAAGCGTTGCGTGAGCGATAGACCTTTGGTTCCAGAGAGGGTCCATTCACTCTTGGGTGTGCGTTGATCGGTGAAGCGTTCGCCTTCGCGCAGGTTGGCGAGGATGGTCGTCATGTCTTTGTCGACGGTCTCGCCGCTACGCGCGGTAAAAGCGACGCGGGTTTGCTCGATGGTTCCGAGGTCGAGGTCGAGATGGCTTCGGACGCGGGCCTCGAGCGGTTTGTCCTTGGTGTTGGTGACGCTTGTTTCAATGGTAAGAATAGGAGCGTCGGGAGAGAGCGTCATCTTGCGGACGATATCGAAACCGCCGCCGTTGGCCTTCATTGAGACGGACGTCGGGGTGTGTTCTTCGACGCCGAATGGGAGCATGTTGCCGAACATGTTGGCCGCGAACATGCCGCCGATGCGAGGATCTTCGCCGCCGCAGAAGGGGAAGAACAGATTCTTCGTCGTGTTGTATGCGGTGACGCATTGACCGGATTTCTTGTCGACGATCATGAGCGCGCGGCCACCCAGCACGGGGACAACGGTCACGGCGAGGTGGGCGTTTTCGATGACCGGGAGTTTCATCGGATTGCCGAAGATCATGGGCCAGAGTCCGATTTGTTCGGGTTCTCCGCCCCATTCACGGATGTTTTTGAATCCGTGTTGTTTCATGCGGGCGATGAATTCCTGAACTTCGGCCATCTTCGCGAGCGGCTGGTTGAACGTAAGCGTGTCGAGACGGAGTCCATTCGTATCGGGCTGGCCCGCTTCGATCTGGTATCCGTTGCGCGGGAAGACGCGTGCGTAGGTCAGCGGCATGCGGGCAACCTTCACACGCTCGAGCAGTTCGGGGTCCTGGGCCACGGCGGCCTCTGCCTCGTTAAACAACTCGTCCGACTTTGCGAGGATGTCGTCGGGGAAATGGCCCTGGGCCGGGTTGACGTAGAGATGAATGTGGACGTTGTCCTTTTCCACCTTGTCGTGGATTAGGGTAATGTAGCGGCCGATGGCGTCGGCTGCCGCGCCATAGTAGCCCTTAAGGAATTCGTCGATGAGGGCTTGAGGATCCTGGTCAGGATTCCAGAGCAGCTTCATGCCGTAATAGGGGCGCAGCAGGCTGAATTCGCCGCCGCCGCCACCGTGCCCCATGCCCTGCAAGTAGATGCCTTCCACGCCGATGCTCTTGTAGAAGCGCATGTCGGCGGACATGGCGCGGAAGTTCGGGAACGGATTGAAATAGTGGGCGAAGTCGACGATGTAGTGCCACATGTAGAGGTGAGAACAAATCTTCGACCAGGCCTCGGCGCGCCGTTTGTAGTCGGCGTTGAGCGGGCAGGTGGAGATGGGATGGCTGTCGCAGCAGGGATACATGTGGCAGAGCCACACGGCGACGTTGGGATGCATGACCATGTCCGCCGGAGGCTCTTCGGTGTACATGTACGCGAGCGTGCTGATGAGCTTATCCGGGTAGACCTTGGAGGTGCGTTCCGCGAGCTGGTTGACGAACCAGAACTGCGTGCCGCCCATGGTCTTGTACTTCTCGTTGATCTCGCGGCACTTCGCGCATTCGCAGTAGTTGTAGTAATCCTCCTGCGAGAAGTTGTATTGGCGAAGCTCGGGGCGTTCTTCCATGCGCTTGAGCATGCGTTCGGTAACGATGTCGAGCAGATCCGGGTTGGTCAGGCAGAGTTGCGTCTCGAATCCGAGTCGCTTGCCGCCGACTTCTGAGAAGTACTCGGGATGGGATTCGAAGAACTCGCCGGGACTGACAAACCCGTGGTAGCTGTGGCAGGTGCCGTAGAAGCTGTACTGAATGCCGTACGGGTTGTCCGCACCGCCGCCCCCGCGATTGCCGCGCTGACGCGCGGTGTAGGACTCACCCCCCGCGTCGAGAGCCGCGTAGCTGGTGTCGCGCCACAGAAAGGCGGGCTTTACAAGCTCGTCGTAGGCGGGCAGCGTCACGGTCGGATGCGGTTCTTCTCGCGTGACTTCGGGCGCGAACCATCGAACTTCAAGTGCGCGTTCCAGGAAATCATATGCGCCGTAGAGCGTGCCAGCCATGGGCGTGCCCGCGATGACGATGTGCGGTGCGACGGTCTTTAGTACGTAGCCTTGCTCGCCGAGCGACTCGGGCGTCGGGTCGACTCCCAATGCTTTGGCGGCTGGCCCGCAACCGAGGACGATGGCCGGCTTGTCGCCGGCGGCGTCACCAGTTTCGATGGGAAGCTGCGCGCCGGTGCTTTTTTGAAACTGGGCTTGGATCTCTTCGGCGGCCTTCTTTTCGGATGGACTCGCAGTCGTAGACAGAAGCAGGCGGTATTGGCTTGCGCCATTCTCTACGAGGAACGGACCCTGGGCGACCGGAGCGGGCTCTGGCGTTGCGGGCGCGGGCTCAGCGGCCGGTTGTGCAGGCGCTTCGTTTGTAGGAGGCGGCTGTTGTGTAGGTCCACATGCGGGCAGCAATGCCATCAGGAGTGCTGCGATCAAGAAAACGGAAAACTGGAACGACTTCATGGCTAACCCCCCTCATTGGTAGCGTGAAGAGTCATAGTAGCAAACGGAGCCACCGGACGCACCCCCGTGCAAGTTGACGATTCAAGGGGTCCGAGCGGCAGCCGAGGGCGGCTGCCCCACATGCAAGCCGAGTTCGGGAAATGTGGCGCAGCCGCCCTCGGCTGCGACAATGCCACCGGGCATATTTGCTGGCGCCCGGAGAACTTCACCACTGAGGCACGGAGGACACAGAGGAATACGGTTTCTTCAAACACGTTAGGCAAGAACCGTGTCGCAGGCATCTTGCCTGCGTCCCGTGCTATGCGCTGCGCTGAGAGGGGGTGCACACCCCCGTGCAAGTTGACGATTCAAGGGTCGCTTGCCTGGAGCGACGAGTCGTCTGGGGGGTGTCCCCGTGCAATTTGACGGGGCAAGGGGGGCTTGACTTTCCGGACGTTTGCGCTATCGCACAAGCCGTCAGAGCGACGCAACCGGCGTAATCGCCGGTGGACATGGTTCGGCCCTCGTGTGTTACCGCCTGTATATAGGGGCGAGTTCGTTGCACTCGGGATGGCTGCTCGCTTGGGGGATTTGCAGCTTCCCTTTGTGTCTTGAATTCCGGAAATCAACGCA
The nucleotide sequence above comes from Candidatus Hydrogenedentota bacterium. Encoded proteins:
- a CDS encoding right-handed parallel beta-helix repeat-containing protein — protein: MQAKKSISEAIVSAQPGDEVWVAEGTYSENLSLKSDLAIYGGFSGTEVLRGERDIIAHRTVVDASTAKGGLPANHVVEMQNVVNVRLEGLVLTGGSATNGGTEEQRGGGIKCKGVDPTCVVTNCTLEKNAGFDGGGIWVAGNMVLEDCLIRDNSRGGGIHVFSGTPSIRRCTVEGNRGGGIYLNLGIDYPVIQECVIRTNSGSGIYARSNYTRIENCVIANNEVNYGGGGISINGYTGKIINCTIVGNKAREGGGLEIAGQAPIVSNTIFAENTGGAITTTNSQAVSLTRCVFYGNLGGYLYDQASSIRYVDISQFDLAYPGVNTIQEADPLFRDSSIEDYRLLPNSPCVDAGSPIAAPAVDIDSDSRPNDIPGVGRDSTGDEIDIGAHEVYIQESDFPDPSPEVLYVNAAASQGGDGSTWAMAYRSISEALEDAEYGNEIWVASGAYSEIVRMKSGVSIYGGFAGSEVQRSQRNSTLNESIIDGSTASGGSNALHVVEMYGVYDAVLDGVTVTGGYARGGTVDSRGAGIDCNVIGNTCRISNCVIRGNRAWGEGGGINAGSTPIHILNCLLRGNEAFRGGGICMSGHTWVENCRVEDNLGDQGGGLACTDFGKTPVVRGCVISGNSAESGGGAHFDLTAPILQNSLIVNNTALDGGGLEFLLSSGAVINCTVADNTADLGDSVYGQRDATVFVNTIFTCDQNFSIYGTDGYSPIVKNCLFEIDGEGVFSESQTGAVYSDATSLNAGLPQASGNVSGDPRFVNAANMDFSPLINSPAIDAGTPSVPFRVDVVPRNDIDDELRPFDVPGVGANGTGTEIDIGAYELTATDDRDHDGIPDYIEGSGDPDRDGLINMVDPDSDGDGIGDAEETFGNASLDDVDGDGILNRLDPDSDDDGVGDGVEVSMGRNPYDALDTPVVPVNWAPIACVLFVTGLLVIRRFERRRVLIRS
- a CDS encoding DUF4838 domain-containing protein: MKSFQFSVFLIAALLMALLPACGPTQQPPPTNEAPAQPAAEPAPATPEPAPVAQGPFLVENGASQYRLLLSTTASPSEKKAAEEIQAQFQKSTGAQLPIETGDAAGDKPAIVLGCGPAAKALGVDPTPESLGEQGYVLKTVAPHIVIAGTPMAGTLYGAYDFLERALEVRWFAPEVTREEPHPTVTLPAYDELVKPAFLWRDTSYAALDAGGESYTARQRGNRGGGGADNPYGIQYSFYGTCHSYHGFVSPGEFFESHPEYFSEVGGKRLGFETQLCLTNPDLLDIVTERMLKRMEERPELRQYNFSQEDYYNYCECAKCREINEKYKTMGGTQFWFVNQLAERTSKVYPDKLISTLAYMYTEEPPADMVMHPNVAVWLCHMYPCCDSHPISTCPLNADYKRRAEAWSKICSHLYMWHYIVDFAHYFNPFPNFRAMSADMRFYKSIGVEGIYLQGMGHGGGGGEFSLLRPYYGMKLLWNPDQDPQALIDEFLKGYYGAAADAIGRYITLIHDKVEKDNVHIHLYVNPAQGHFPDDILAKSDELFNEAEAAVAQDPELLERVKVARMPLTYARVFPRNGYQIEAGQPDTNGLRLDTLTFNQPLAKMAEVQEFIARMKQHGFKNIREWGGEPEQIGLWPMIFGNPMKLPVIENAHLAVTVVPVLGGRALMIVDKKSGQCVTAYNTTKNLFFPFCGGEDPRIGGMFAANMFGNMLPFGVEEHTPTSVSMKANGGGFDIVRKMTLSPDAPILTIETSVTNTKDKPLEARVRSHLDLDLGTIEQTRVAFTARSGETVDKDMTTILANLREGERFTDQRTPKSEWTLSGTKGLSLTQRFNPDTTEFTFIYGYPADLNDLEVEVQDKPVMVEPGQTHTFKLEYEIK